Proteins from a single region of Salvelinus sp. IW2-2015 linkage group LG4p, ASM291031v2, whole genome shotgun sequence:
- the LOC111960760 gene encoding LOW QUALITY PROTEIN: phenylalanine--tRNA ligase beta subunit-like (The sequence of the model RefSeq protein was modified relative to this genomic sequence to represent the inferred CDS: inserted 1 base in 1 codon): MPTVSVKRDLLFHALGRTYTDEEFDELCFEFGLELDEITSEKDIISREQGDTKAEGASDVILYKIDVPANRYDLLCLEGLVRGLQVFKQKMEAPRYRRVSPASSEPQRLVITEETTVVRPHAVAAVLRNITFTQERYDSFIELQEKLHQNVCRKRTLVAIGTHDLDTISGPFTYTAKPPGDIRFKPLNQAKEYTAQELMILYKTDSHLRHYLHIIEDEAVYPVIYDSNGIVLSMPPIINGDHSKISLNTKNVFIECTATDLTKAKIVLDMMVTMFCEYCEEPFTVEEAEVVYPDGRTCQYPELAYRKETLSADFIXRKVGISESTEHIAQLLTKMCLRSEVMSDGEQIEVEIPPTRSDVIHACDIMEDAAMAYGFNNIPRTTPRTYTVANQLPLNKLSELLRQDLAAAGFTEALTFALCSQEDIADKLLKNISETRACHISNPKTAEFQVARTTLLSGLLKTVAANRKMPLPLRLFEISDVVLKDETKDVGARNNRRLCAVYYNKSPGFEVIHGLMDRVMQLLEVKPGQGNGYHIQAADDSTFFPGRCAEIFARGKSIGRLGVLHPDVINRFELTMPCSALDIDIEPFL; encoded by the exons ATGCCGACTGTCAGTGTCAAAAGGGATCTTCTGTTTCATGCATTGGGCAGAACATACA CTGATGAAGAATTTGATGAGTTGTGTTTTGAGTTTGGGCTGGAGCTCGATGAGATT ACCTCAGAGAAGGACATCATCAGTCGTGAGCAGGGGGACACCAAGGCAGAGGGGGCGTCTGATGTGATTCTGTATAAGATCGATGTCCCAGCTAACCGCTATGACCTGCTGTGTCTGGAAGGGCTGGTCAGGGGCCTGCAGGTCTTCAAGCAGAA GATGGAAGCCCCTCGCTACAGGCGTGTGAGTCCAGCCAGCAGTGAGCCTCAGAGGCTGGTCATCACAGAGGAG ACAACTGTTGTGCGACCCCACGCTGTGGCTGCAGTCCTGAGGAACATCACCTTCACACAGGAACGCTACGACAGCTTTATCGAACTACAGGAAAAACTCCATCAGAACGTCTGTAG GAAAAGGACTCTGGTTGCCATCGGCACCCATGACCTGGACACCATTTCAGGCCCCTTCACCTACACAGCCAAACCACCTGGTGACATCCGCTTCAAACCTCTCAACCAGGCAAAGGAGTACACCGCACAGGAACTCATGATTCTCTACAAG acagacagccacTTGCGACACTATCTGCACATCATTGAAGACGAGGCTGTATATCCTGTCATCTATGACAGCAACGGCATTGTACTGTCTATGCCTCCAATCATCAATg GGGACCATTCCAAAATCTCCTTGAATACAAAGAATGTTTTTATCGAGTGCACAGCCACTGATCTTACCAAGGCAAAAATTGTGTTGGACATGATGGTGACGATGTTCTGCGAGTATTGTGAAGAGCCTTTCAC gGTAGAAGAGGCTGAGGTGGTGTACCCAGACGGAAGGACCTGTCAGTACCCG GAGCTGGCTTACAGGAAGGAAACTCTGTCAGCTGACTTCA ACCGCAAAGTTGGCATCAG TGAGTCGACTGAGCATATCGCTCAACTTTTGACCAAGATGTGCTTGCGCTCAGAGGTCATGAGTGACGGCGAACAGATCGAGGTGGAGATCCCGCCCACGCGCTCTGACGTCATCCACGCCTGTGACATCATGGAGGACGCTGCCATGGCATACGGTTTCAACAATATTCCCCGCACCACGCCGCGCACATATACCGTAGCCAATCAG CTCCCACTTAATAAGCTGTCAGAGCTGCTGAGACAGGACCTGGCTGCTGCTGGATTCACGGAGGCCCTCACCTTCGCCCTG TGTTCTCAGGAGGACATAGCTGACAAGCTGTTGAAGAACATCTCAGAGACCAGAGCATGTCACATCTCCAACCCCAAGACAGCTGAGTTCCAG GTGGCGCGCACCACCCTGCTCTCAGGCCTGCTGAAGACTGTTGCTGCCAACAGGAAGATGCCTCTGCCTCTGAGGCTGTTTGAGATTTCAGACGTGGTGCTCAAGGATGAAACCAAAG aCGTGGGGGCCAGGAACAACCGTCGCCTTTGTGCTGTCTACTACAACAAGAGTCCGGGGTTTGAGGTGATCCACGGTCTGATGGACAGGGTCATGCAGCTGCTGGAGGTCAAACCAGGCCAGGGCAATGGCTACCACATCCAGGCTGCTGACG ATTCCACCTTCTTCCCTGGTCGCTGTGCTGAGATCTTTGCGCGCGGGAAGAGCATAGGACGCCTCGGGGTCCTTCACCCTGATGTCATCAACCGCTTTGAGCTCACCATGCCATGCTCCGCCCTGGACATCGACATCGAGCCCTTCCTGTGA